In Natronomonas salsuginis, the sequence CGTAAATGATGTCTATTAGGAAGTTTGAGGTGATAACAAATGTAGCAATGAGGAAAAATAGGAATTGTACAACAGGATAGTCACGTGCGAATACCGAACTGACAAGTAACGATCCGATACCTGGCCAATTGAATACTAATTCAACGAGGACCAGACCACCGAGAGCGCGCGTCATCGAGATTGGAAACAGCGTAATAACAGGCAATATCGAATGGTGATACACACGTCGTAAAATATCTTTCCTCGATTTGCCAGTTATTCTATGGTAGAAGGTAAAACTTTGATCCGACGTTTCGACGACGTTTGTACGCATTATCATAGTTGGTCCTGCAAGGTAACGAAGCACGATCGTGGCGAAGGGTAGAATATAATGCCAGAGGAAATCTGTACTTAGATACAATTGCCACCAAGCTTGATCAGTCGCAGCACCACCATATGCGTACATCCCGCCAGTTGGGAAAATTCCAGCCCAACTTGCAAAAATCGAGATCATCACGATCGCTAGGAAGAACGACGGAAATGAGCTGAAGAAAATAACAGACATCAATCCACGACGCTCAAAATTCGTTCCGCGTTGCACGCCGAAGAGTGTCCCTAGAACCGATCCCAGAATATACCCTGTGGTAATGGCAGGCGCAATTAAAATTACCGAATTAAATAAAGGGATACGGACGTGATCCCAGACTGGTTTCTGTCCAACAATAGAGGTTCCAACATCTAGATTTATGTAATTCATAATAAAATCAATATACTGTACATATAACGGTTGATTAAGGCCCCACCTTGCTTCAAATGCAGCGATGGCTTCTTCGCTTGCTCCACGATAGATCATCAATGTAGTATAATCCCCAGGGAGTGCTCTGAAGAAAAGAAATACCAAGGTAAGTACTAACCAAAATAAAAATACGGTCTGTACCGCTCGACGCAAGAAGTATTTCTTACTGACCATCGCTTTGACTTTTTGGAGTATATGGACGAGTTCCTGTGTTACTTCCAGTTGTAACCATACTGGTAAACGCGACGACGGATTTTGACTACTTATACCTTTTGGTTCTCTCTAGAGCTTCAGTACCTCTGACGATCGGTGATTAGTATATCTATCTGTGTGTTTTTAACTACATGAACATAGTAGAAATAAATAGAGTTCACTGTTCTACAACTCACTTAATAGTATGAGAGATTGAGACTACAGCGGGTTTAGCGGGGCTGTAATGTATGACTTTAGCAAAATTGATCTGCGGGCACAGTACCAGGCTGGCGCTCAACCAGGAAATTCCATTACTTTATCATCCATTTCGGCGACTAGTCGCAGTGTTGTCGCTCAAAATGCGGGCATTTGTCTAAACTGAGCGATCTTCTACCCGAATCCAGTCCCGTCAGACTCGGTGGTATACCCCGGCTCTAGGATGTCCCTGCGTTCGTCTTTGGAGATGCCAAGGCCCATGCTCTTCGATGCAAAGTCCAGTTGTTTCAAGCGGGCCGACTCGAACGGTGCTCGCGACCTCACTATGCTCGACCGCGTTTCGAAACAGGTTCTTCAGGACGTGTTGCAGGCGACTCCGATCATTATAGATTCTGAATGGCTCGGTAATTTTGAGAGTGTCATGTATTGTTTGACCATTTTCCAACATTCTAATACGAGGGGTTCCATCTGGGTATATTCCTGTTCTACAACGGTTTGGGCTTCCTGAGCGAGCACTAATGTATCCTCAATGATCGCATCCATTCGTTCTAACGCCTCGATGGCTGGATTTAGATGAGCGCCGACGTAGTCGTCTTGTGCCTACGGGAACCTGCCGTGTATCGGCGCGGAGGTGCAGTTGCCGCTTGGCGGCGTCAAGAAATCGGGCAACTGCTATCCTTCTGCCCGGGAGGTGATCAAGGCCGTCACCGAGCGGACCACCTGGACGCTGAACAACTTTAGGGATATCCAGATGGTACAGGGCTTCTCAGCCGATATCAAGACGGAGGACGACTGATGGCCGTCTCGACGGAAGTCGTGGTGGCGACTTCGCCGCCACGCAGTTCCCGTACCGAGCGAGGAAACCTGACGCACAAGAAGGTCAACGGGCGCGATGGGATTCGAACCCACGACCGTCGGATGTCTCCCCACGCCGGAACACCGACGCGGATAGAAGTCCGACGCTCTATCCGGGCTGAGCTACGCGCCCTTCGGATGAAAAAAGAACGGTATCCTGAAAAGCGGCACGGGTTAGCCGTCATAGCGATACAGCGACAGCACGAACGGCAATCGATGGAGCATCCAGATGGCGAT encodes:
- a CDS encoding ABC transporter permease, giving the protein MVSKKYFLRRAVQTVFLFWLVLTLVFLFFRALPGDYTTLMIYRGASEEAIAAFEARWGLNQPLYVQYIDFIMNYINLDVGTSIVGQKPVWDHVRIPLFNSVILIAPAITTGYILGSVLGTLFGVQRGTNFERRGLMSVIFFSSFPSFFLAIVMISIFASWAGIFPTGGMYAYGGAATDQAWWQLYLSTDFLWHYILPFATIVLRYLAGPTMIMRTNVVETSDQSFTFYHRITGKSRKDILRRVYHHSILPVITLFPISMTRALGGLVLVELVFNWPGIGSLLVSSVFARDYPVVQFLFFLIATFVITSNFLIDIIYGVVDPRVSVEGGAE